From a single Nothobranchius furzeri strain GRZ-AD chromosome 9, NfurGRZ-RIMD1, whole genome shotgun sequence genomic region:
- the lipca gene encoding hepatic triacylglycerol lipase, which yields MSVVKILCCLLIFHHLCEGKKIRGYRAGMLDTAEGGVSRVKRPHVSSSIFRLFLGGEDTCTLDPLQLQTLTSCGFNSSNPLIIITHGWSVDKMMESWVLKLATSLKRNLVDVNVVITDWLSLANQHYPIAVQSTRTVGRDIAHLLHKLQEKYQYSLRKAHLIGYSLGAHISGFAGSNLAGSEKIGRITGLDPAGPLFEGMSPTDRLSPDDAEFVDAIHTFTHERLGLSVGIKQAVAHYDFYPNGGDFQPGCDLHNIYDHISEYGISGFEQTVKCAHERSVHLFIDSLLNKDKQSRAYMCKDNKAFVRGVCLDCRGNRCNTLGYDIKKVRTGRSKKLYLKTRSRMPFKLYHYQFRIQFINQIERTEPLLTISLTGTKEESGDVSIAVNDGISGNTTVTFLITLDRDLGELMMLKLSWEGSDLWKNVWNRMQNIFSWAGEGTNPHLTVGKISVKAGETQQRTSFCTMTNDGHVEMAEDKEFVRCKEDSPKLHKRHQQHRV from the exons ATGTCTGTGGTCAAAATCCTGTGCTGTTTGCTGATATTTCATCATCTCTGTGAGGGGAAGAAAATCAGAGGATACAGGGCAG GTATGCTGGACACGGCTGAGGGGGGTGTCTCACGGGTGAaacggccacatgtcagcagctcAATCTTCAGGCTGTTTTTAGGAGGTGAGGACACCTGCACACTGGACCCTCTGCAGCTGCAAACTCTCACCTCCTGTGGCTTCAACAGCAGTAatcccctcatcatcatcactcatGGGTGGTCG GTGGATAAAATGATGGAGAGCTGGGTGCTCAAGCTGGCCACAAGTCTCAAGAGAAACCTTGTGGACGTCAATGTGGTGATCACCGACTGGCTGTCATTGGCTAATCAGCATTATCCCATAGCAGTACAGAGCACCCGCACCGTGGGAAGGGACATCGCTCACCTGCTGCACAAACTGCAG GAAAAGTACCAGTATTCCCTTAGAAAGGCTCATCTGATTGGCTACAGCCTGGGCGCTCACATATCTGGGTTTGCAGGAAGTAATCTGGCAGGTTCTGAGAAGATTGGCAGAATAACTG GCCTGGATCCTGCAGGGCCGCTGTTTGAAGGCATGTCTCCCACAGACAGACTTTCTCCTGATGATGCAGAGTTTGTGGATGCCATCCACACCTTCACCCACGAGCGTCTGGGCCTCAGCGTGGGCATCAAGCAGGCCGTGGCACATTATGACTTTTACCCCAACGGGGGAGACTTTCAGCCGGGATGTGACCTGCACAACATCTACGATCACATAAGCGAATACGGGATTTCTG GCTTTGAACAAACTGTGAAATGCGCACACGAGCGCTCCGTCCATCTGTTTATTGACTCTCTACTGAAcaaagacaagcagagcagagccTACATGTGCAAGGACAACAAGGCTTTTGTCCGGGGCGTCTGCTTGGACTGCAGAGGCAACCGCTGCAACACTCTGGGTTATGACATCAAGAAGGTCCGGACAGGCAGAAGCAAGAAGCTTTACCTGAAAACACGATCCAGGATGCCTTTTAAAC TCTATCATTACCAGTTCAGGATCCAGTTCATCAACCAGATTGAGAGGACTGAGCCCTTGCTCACCATCTCCCTCACTGGGACAAAGGAGGAAAGTGGAGATGTCAGCATTGCGGT GAATGATGGAATTTCCGGCAACACGACCGTCACCTTCCTGATCACTCTGGACAGAGACCTGGGAGAGCTGATGATGCTCAAGTTGAGCTGGGAGGGATCGGATTTGTGGAAGAACGTGTGGAACCGAATGCAGAACATCTTTTCCTGGGCAGGCGAAGGGACAAATCCACATCTGACAGTGGGCAAAATCAGCGTGAAGGCAGGAGAGACGCAGCAGAG AACATCGTTTTGCACCATGACAAATGATGGACATGTCGAAATGGCCGAAGATAAAGAGTTTGTCCGCTGCAAAGAAGACTCACCAAAGCTGCACAAAAGACACCAACAACACAGAGTCTGA